The window GTATTCTTGGTGAGGTACCAACAGAAGAGCAAAACCGGGTTCGGGTGAGACTTGCTGATGTTTTGACGTGTGTAGTCAGCCAGAAACTGGTTCCCAGCCTCGATGGTAAACGTGTTTTAGCTAAAGAAGTGCTTATGGTAAACGCTTCGGTAAGGGCGGCTATCCGAAATAATAACATCAGCGAAATCTACCAGATGTTAATGGAAGGCAGTGAAAAGGGGATGAATACGATGGAACAAGACCTTAAGAGATTGTACACTGATGGCATTATTTCTAAAGAGAATGCTTTAAATCACGCCAACAACAAAACTAAAATGGTTCAACTGCTAAGTGAAGTTAATTACTAAGGCTGAATATGTTATCTAATAAGACATATACCGGAATTGTTGTTGACGAAGAGTTTCTGAAGGTTGCCCGTATTAAAATTACCGGCAAACAAGTTTCTTTAGTCAGTCTGGATAAAGTACGTTTAGTTGAGAGCCTGAAGGGCAAAGCTAAAGCTGCCAAAGAAGAAGAAACCGTTGACGTTTTTGACAGCATTGATGACAGCCTGGATGATGAAGATGTAATTTTTGGTCTGGAAGAAGATGACGAAGATCAAACCGAAGAGTTGGATTTAGATGCTTTTGAGGATGACCTCGATGACCTTGATTTTGATAACCTCGATGATTTAGAAGGTTCTGATGAGATCGTTGATACCGATATGGTTGACGAAACCGAAGCGGCGGCATCCAATGAGCTGCTATTATATAACCTTTTAAGCGCTACAGACACCAAAAGGGTGGATGTGGGTTTAAGTATCCCCGCCGGACAGACTATTTTCCAAATCCTTAAGGATGTCGACTTTTCCGAGACTAAAAGGAAAGATCTTCAGATTATCGTGGATGATCGTCTCGAAGCCCTTCACGGGGTATCCAAAGCCGAAGATTATTATTCGTATTCGGTACGAGATGACGGAGCGCTACTCCTTACCTCCATTGATGATGAGCCGGATTTACTGAAATTAATGAACCGAACCCGTGATATGTATCGCGGAAAATTGTTCATTAATGAGATCTTACCGGACGAAATACTTCTATTGGGGCTTATCCGAGCTAATTATGAGCTCGAAGTAAACAGTATTACCGGTGTGGTTCAGTTCGGTGAAAAAACCAGCAGAATCCTGTTTTTAAAAGGCTCTCAGCTTTGGATTGTGTCACCGATTATTACAGAAGGGATTAAGAACCCAAAATTCCTTAACACCATCTTCAGTAAGATCCTTTTCCAGCTTGATACCGGAGAGGTCCCAAATCTGGATCGTCTTATCATCTGTAATAATTCGCTTGGAGATGATGCCATTGAGTTCTTTGAAGAGCGTTTTCAGGATGTAAACGTTTCAGAGTTTGAATTCTCTGATGATTTCTTTGACGCCGAAGATATCAATCCTTCCTCCATTCCTGCTTTTACTACCGCTATAGGCGCTGCATGGTCGGCTTCCGGCTTTCAAAAAGATAAATTTCCAAGCATCTCTTTCTTACCTAACTATGTGAGAGATCGGCAGAAGATTTTCAAGCTGCAGTGGCATGGGTTTTTACTATTGTTATTGATTTTGTTGACTCCCATTATCTCCAACCACTTCTATACTCAAAACGCGGCCGAAATAGATCGCCTGAGAAATGAAGTGAGCACATTAAATTCCCAAATACAATCGCTTGAGCCCACTGTTCAGAGGTATAACCAGATAAGTTCAGACTTAGAACAAATTCAAGCTAAGCTTGTGTTATTGAGTGAGCTGAACCAGGGAACTTTGCGCTGGAGTAAGAATCTCGATCGAATTAACAGCGGGGTAGATGATGTAAACTCTGTGTGGCTGACTGCAGCTACAACTCTTCCTAACGGTGATATCGAATTAAGCGGATATGCAGTTTACAGGGAGCGTATTGCAGAGTTGGCGGATGTATTTGAGGATGCAACCTTATTGAATGTAACCTCAGATCAAATCCGGGAACAGGATGTGTACAGCTTTACGTACGTTGTTTCTGAGTTTTTTGAGGATGAAAGCATCTACACACCACAAAGTGTGCAGGGAATTGAAGAATTAATAGAAGGGAACTAATAGTCAATTGTCATACGCGGTCCGAAATACCATCATTCTGTTAGTAACACTTACGCTGTTTGTGGGTGCTGCTTTCTCATATATCAAGTTTTTCCAGATGTCTGAATTGCAAGAGCTTCAGACTTCGGTAACGGAAAAGCAAAAGGATTTTAACAGTAAGAAGTCTACCAGTGATGCCTTTCCGGCTTTAAATCAGAGATACCAACAGGCGCTTTCTATTATTGAGAATGCAGATAAATCACTTTTTAAGTCGCCCAATCCCGATGATATTTACGATTACCTGAACTATATAAGTAACAGCAGTACGTCATCTAAAGTGTTTTTTGATTTTGTTTTCGTTGATTCCACAGCTCAGGATCAATATGGTATTGTAAATGCAGAAATAAACGGATACGGTTCTTACACTAATTTCGTGAATTTTGTGAATAAGATTGAGAACAGCCAGCTGTTGAATAAAGTCTCTGAGATTACGCTCACACCGCCCAGCTCTAATCCCGAAGAACTTAATGACATTACATTTACATTTATTTTAGAAAGCTACTACGAGCGCATACCCATCCAGGATGGTTTGACCCTGACCAGTCAGCTAACAATGGATGAACGTGTTTCAACATTTAACCCATTTTATCCACTTATACAGGAAGTGATTCCACCCAATGATGATAATCTCATTAATGTGGAGCAAAGCAGATTAATAGGCCTTACTGCATCACGAATTTTTCTCGTAGATCAGGGAGGAAACATAAATTCACTTAGAAAAGGGGATGAAGTGTACCTTGGTGAATTAGAATCTATAGACCTTAAAAATAAATCCGCTACTTTTAATCTAAACAAAGGTGGCATCACGGAATTGGTTACCTTGGAGATAGAGCGATGAAACCCATGAAAGCAACAATCTACACAAAAGGTTTTTTGTCATTAGTCCTTTTCGGCTTGGTAAGTTTACTACAACCGCAGCTTGTACATGCTCAGGTAGTCGATCCTCTAAAAGAATACACCAATCCGGAAGAGATCGTAGCTTTCGACAAAAGTACGACCTACAACGAGGCTATTGAGATAATTAATACCTTTGCCCAGGAATTTGAAAACAGGTTTATTGTTGACAATTCTGCCTACAGCGGAACCATTGGAGTTACGTTGCCAGCCATGCACTGGAAAGATGCTCTTCAATACATCATGCGGTTTAATAACCTTGAGCTGGAAGAATACGAAGACTTTTACGAAATAAATGTCCCGGCACCTCCCACTACGGGAACTACAACTCAGGCTTCAGGAGGAGGTTCTAATGCTTCTCAGGGCCAGCCTCCAACGGCTACAACCCGAACGCAGGAAGTGCGAATTAATGCTACCTTTTTTGAAGGGAATAAAAGAGCACTTCAGGAAATTGGTATTGACTGGTCTACGCTTACAAGCGATGTGCCTGCTAATTTGGGAGATTTTGTAGGTACAGACGGTAATCAAGGCATCCCGGCTACAGAATTTAATGATCAGTTTGTATCCGTTAACTCCTACAATGCGGCCAGTGTTTCTCAGAATGCCTTTAACGCCCTTGTCAATTTAGGCGAAGTCGGTCCCGGTATCAGTGTACAAGCATTATTCAGTGCTTTTGAGGCAGATAACCTCGGTAAGGTTTTAGCCACTCCATCTATTAAAGTGGTGGACGGCGAAGAGGGAAATATCCAGGTAGGGCAGGATTTCTCTATTAAACAGCGTGATATAGCCGGTAACGTTACGGATAACTTTATCAGTACAGGAACCATCCTTACCGTAACCCCCGAAATTATCAATCAGGGCGACACCTCTTTTATATATCTGTCTCTGGAAGTAGAGCGTTCTACCGTACAGCCCGATGTAGTTAGCACCATTGTAAACAAACAGGAAGCCACTACATCTGCTATCCTGCTGAATGGGGAAGCAACCTATGTTGCCGGATTGTATCGTACGGAAGAGTCTTCGGTGCGAAGAGGTGTTCCAATTCTCAAAGACTTACCGGGTTGGTTTTTTGGTCTGCGGTATTTATTTGGATATAACTCAAAAGATTATTCCGAGAATGAACTGATTATCATTGTACAGGCTGAGCTGATTAAACCGGTTTCAGAACGAATTTCAGATCGCAAGCTTACTAAACGCGAAGTGCTGAACAATACCCGTGATGGTATGCGAACCGATTTAGACCGCGTGTTTACCACCGAGACCTTTGACATGCCGGTGGATGAAGAAATAGCTGAAACTCCGCAGGAAGAACAACCGGCTATGGACGATTCAACCCTTGCGGAAACTGACATGGAAGATACCCAACCGGATACCATGACTGTTGAGGAACAACCGGTAGATGCCGAAAAAGAGGATGCACTTACGGATGAGCAACAGGAACTTGCCAAAGATTTAAGCATGCCTGTTGACAAGCCTGAATTAATGGTGGTAGTACCGAAGGCATTCAATTTGGATGAATATCTGGAGTACCAACAGAATGAGCAGGAAGTAGAAACCATGCAGGAAGAGATCTCCAATTTAAAATACTTTGTGATTGGCGGTTCATTCCTTGTTCCGGGTAATGCACAGAATTTTAAATCTACTCTTGAACAAGAAGGCTATAACACGCAAATCTTGTTTAACCCCGAAACCCGATTTAACTACGTAGCTTACGAAGGATTTGCCGATTTCAGTACGGCTGTTGAACGAACGCTTGAAATCAGGGACAGCTTTAACAGTGAAGCATGGTTGTTTACTCTGAGAAACGGAAACAACCCAAATGCTGAGCGGGTTAACGGCAGCAGCGAATAAAAATAATCAGGAGTGAGCCTTCAGGTACTGAATGGAGACCCGGTTAAAAGCTCCGGGTCGCTCCACGTTACAGACGTGCCCGCAATTTTCGATTACCTTAAGGGTAGAATTCTTGTGCTTCTCCACGATTTGTTTAACAGGAGGGAGAAACATATAATCTTCACTGCCCATCACGTATAACATTGGGGATTCAACCTCTTTTTCTTTGAAGTAACGAAGGAGCGGATTTACCTCATTGGTAAGCTTAAACCATCGCAAAAATTCCTTCTGATATAATTTCTTCGCTTCTCTGATAAACAGGTTTCTGGATTTAGCGTGATGTTTTTTCGGCATAATAATCCAGGCAAATAGTTTATATAACCACATGTAGGGGATGAACCGCTTGAACATGTGCCCGACAAAGACAAGAATCCTGGAGCGCACATTAAGCCGGGTGATGGCCCCACAAAGAATAGAAGATTTAACCCGATCAGGTGCAATCTCGGCAATAGTACGGATGATAATAGTTCCCAATGAGACCCCTATAAAGTGAGCCTTTTCAATGTTGAGGTGGTCCAGCACATCCAGAATGTCCTGACTTATAAACTCAAATGAATAGTTCTCTTCATAATACTTCTGAAGCAGATCTTTTGACTTTCCATGTCCGCGAAGATCAACCATAAGCACGTTAAAATGCTTCTTGAAATCCCTTAGCTGACTGAACCAGATAGATGAGCTTCCGCCAGCGCCGTGCACAAACACAACCCAGTCTCTCTTTTCAGATGATTTATATTCTTTGTAGTACAACATATTTAATGGTACAAATATATATCAATTAAGTAAATATCAAAGCAGCTCAAGCTGGCACGCAATTGAAAATAATCCTAATCCAGCCAGCAGCTCTTCATACGTCAGGGAAGCAGTTAAATAATATGGTATATGATTCAGCTTCCTTCTATAAACCAATTTAGATGATGTAGAGTTTAGATTTCTACCCAAACTGATATCTATATCCACTAACCAAAATCAGCATGACAAAAAGCCCTGTTTTTCTGAAAGAAATTGTTAATTTCTGCCCATGAATTTTCTACGGGCTATTATAAAATTATTCAGCTTTCTGGTTTCAACCTTGTTTTTTTATTCCCTGATTATGCTGTGTCTTTTTGCTGCGGTTGTTGGGTTGAACTATGAAAAATGCAGAGGGTATCTGCTTAGAAGCTGGGGCAAAGTTTGCTGTTGGATCATAGGGATAAGAATAGAGAGTAAAAACAAAGCTCCTGAACCGCCTTTTTTGTTGGTTTCCAACCATCTGAGTTACATTGACATTTTCGTGCTATTCTCGCAGTTAAGATGCCTTTTTGTAGCAAAGAGTGATGTTAAAACCTGGCCGCTAATCGGTTTCATTATCAGAACATGCGGTATTTTATTTATTGACAGAAACAGAAAACGGGATGTAACCAGGGTCAACAAACTCATCTCTAAAAACATAAATACCAATCAGGGCATTATTATCTTTCCGGAAGGGACCACCAGCCCGGGTTACGAAATATTACCGTTCCGATCTTCTTTGCTGGAATACCCTGCGTCCAGGCAATTTCCTGTTTCAACCGTTGCTGTTTCTTACAAAACCGAACGGGAAGAAGCCCCGGCTTACGAAACCATTTGTTGGTGGGATGATACCCCGTTCTTCGTACATTTCTTCAACCTGCTGAAACTAAAATCCTTTACAGCCGTTGTTAATTTTGGTCCTGATAAGATTACGGGCAACGATCGAAAAGTATTGGCTGAACAATTGAAAAGTGATATTGAGAAACAATTCGTACCCGTTATTTCTGAAAAGGAATTCCTTGACCAAAACAGGGAATTCAAACCCATTGCATTCTCTTAATTCCATGAGGAAACTCTGTTCGTGAAGCTTATTCATTTCTGCATATTTCTGATCTTAGTAGTGGGTACATCCATTCCGGTCTCAGGCACTCCAAAGCAAGCCAATGACTCTGTTTCCCAAAATTTGGAGGCTCCTGATACCACCGGGCAGCTTTCTGATACCTTAAAGCTAAAAAAGGACAGCCTTCAGAAGCTGGTGCCTTACCTGGATGACGTTGAGGCTGACTCGAAGAATAAGCTTTTAGTACTGTATATGTTAGCGATCATTCTGGCTACATTTATGAGTGAAGATCTTGCATGTATAGGAGCCGGACTGATGGCTGCACAGGGAATCATTGATTTCTGGCCGGCCGCCATAGCCGCAACAGCCGGAATTTTTATTGGAGATTTCACCCTGTATTTTGCCGGTCGGTTAATGGGGAATGGTATTTTCAATATCCCGCCATTTAAATGGATGGTAAAAAAAGAAAATGTGTACAGTGCCGAAGCCTGGTTTGAAAAGAAAGGCCCTGTAATTTTAGTATTGAGTCGTTTTATTCCCGGAAGCCGGTTTCCCGTGTACCTGAGTGCCGGCATCTTAAAAACGGGATTCTGGACATTCCTTCTATATTTTGGATTAACCGCACTGTTGTGGACGCCCACTTTTGTGTGGCTTTCCGTTTTTGCTGGTAACGAGTTGCTCCTCTTTTATGAAGCCTATGAAGAGTATGCCGTTTGGGCCGCGTTGGCCGTCTTTATATTTATTCTTGTTCTGCTTAAATATTTGGTTCCGGAAATGAAGAAGAAATTCGGGGTTTGACTCATTTCTCTAATAAAAAAGCTTTCAAAGCTTCGAATTTAGATGAAAATGAAGAAGATTTTTTTTGAAGTTCGTCAAAGGAAAGGACGGGAGGTAATTCTATATTGATTTCCTTTTCAACTATTTCCTTGAATTTGTAGGGGTGCGCCGTTTCCAGAAAGATACCTTTGCCGGCTTTATTTGTCAGGTATTCCTTTAATCCTAAAAACCCTACGGCTCCATGGGGATCAAGCACATAGCTTGTCTTATTAAAAACTTGATGGATAGCTTCCCGGGTTTCTCTATCTGAATAAGAATAACCTGTGATGTCACTTTTCATATTTTCATGAGAACCGGAATATAAGTTCAACATTCGCTGAAAATTACTGGGATCACCTACATCCATAGCATTCGAAATGGTTTGAACACTTGACTGGGCCTTGTATTCTGCTGTTTCCAAATACTTTGGGACTGTATCATTTGCATTTGAACAAGCCAAAAAATGCTGTATCGGCAGCCCCAACTGCCTGGCGATCAAACCGGCAGACAAATTTCCGTAGTTACCACTTGGAACTGAAACTACCAGTTGTTGTCTTTTATCTTTTGGAATCTGAGCCACTCCGTAAAAGTAGTATATACTCTGAGGCAGCAATCGGGCAATATTTATAGAATTTGCCGAAGTAAGATTCATCTCTTCAATTAATTCTTTATCGAGAAAGGCTTGTTTGACCATTCTTTGGCAATCGTCGAAGGTGCCATTTACTTCCAGTGCTGTAATGTTTTTTCCAAGAGTAGTCATTTGCTGTTCCTGGAAATAACTAATTTTCCCTGATGGAAAAAGTATGACCACATCAATGTTAGGGACGCCATAAAATCCCTGAGCAACGGCACTGCCGGTATCCCCCGAGGTCGCGACCAAAACCGTTAATTTTTGCTCCGATTTCTTACTGAAATAACTTAAACTTCTTGCAAGGAATCGAGCTCCTACATCCTTAAAAGCAAAGGTTGGGCCATGAAAAAGTTCAAGAGAATAAATATCATCAAAAACTTTAACCAAAGGAATTTCAAAGTTAAGCGTTTCTTCGATTATGGATTTGAGGATGGAATCTGGTATTTCACCATCAACAAAAGGCTGAATAACTTTGTATCCAATTTCAGGAAGGGAATAGTTATCAATATCCCTAAAAAAAGAGGAGGTGAGTTCAGGGATTTCCTGAGGCATATATAAACCATTGTCATCCGGAAGTCCTTTGAGTATCGCCTCTTTAAAAGAGGCTAAAGAAGATTTACCATTTGTACTATAGTACTTCATGTCAGCACCTCAGAACCTTTCGTGTTAATTGGTGATACATGAACATAACTTTCCAACCCTATGCTTTTAAAAAGGGTCTCAAACTTTGTAGCTACTTTTCTGGCTGTTCTTTCCCCTCGGCTTAAAGAAAATACTGAAGGACCAGATCCCGAAATGCTGCACCCGAGCGCCCCGGCATTTATAGCCTCTTCCTTGGCTTCTTTAAAAGAGGGGATTAGCATGCCACGGATCGGTTCAGCTATCACGTCGTGCAAAGACCTGCTAATGAGTTCGTAATCTGCCCTGGCCAGACCGCTTACGAGTCCGCCTATATTTCCCCACTGAGTGATGGCATCTTTCAGCTCAATTTGCTTTCTGAGCATTTTCTTGGCGTCTGCTGTTTTAATTTCGATTTGAGGGTGAACAACAGTTGCTACCAAATCCTCAGGGTATTGAAGCTCTACGACATCCAGGGGGCTATAACTTCTAATCAAAACAAACCCGCCAAGCAGTGAAGGGGCAACATTATCAGCATGGGGAATACCAGAAGCCAGTCGTTCACCTTCCATAGCAAACGGCACGAGTTCTTTTTTGGTAAATGGATTCCCCAGTAATTCATTTATTCCAAAAACAGCAGCAGCTGAACTTGAAGCGCTGGATCCGAGTCCGCTACCAGGTTTTACTTTTTTTGTAAGTTCGAACTCAAATCCGAAGCTTGGCTTTTCTTCAAGAGCATCTAACAAGGCCTGAGCTGAGACAGTAACTACATTTTCCTCAGAATTCTTTGATAAAGAATCAGAACCGTGTATTTCGGAGATATTTAGTCCGGGCTGGTCTGTTTTATTTATAATGAGTTCATCGCCAATATGCTGTAAGGCAAAACCCATCACATCGAAACCACAGGCTACATTTGCTACGGTTGCGGGTGCAAACACTTTTATAGAATCCATATCAGGCAGATGCAATTTTCATGATATCGGCAAAAATACCGGAAGCTGTAACAGCGGCACCGGCACCGGCACCTTTTACAACCAGTGGTTGGTCACTATATCGATTGGTGTGGAAAAGCACAATGTTATCTTTGCCACCCAAATTATAAAAAGGATGATCAGCTTCAAAAGCCTCGAGTCCGGTTTGTGACTTCCCGTCTACGAAGGTAGCTACATATTTAAGACGTTTATTTTGTTTATCTGCTTTTTTGTAGATCTCCTTAAATACCTCATCATGTTCATCAAGCTTAGTATAGAATTCATCTAATGAATCTGTGTTCATGCACTCTTCCGGAACAAATCCATTATTAACGATATCATCAAGCTCCAGTTTATAACCGCTGACTCGGGCCAGAATCAGAATTTTTCGCATGACATCTACACCACTTAAATCAATACGTGGGTCAGGCTCGGTAAAACCGGCTTCTTTGGCTGCCTGTACAACCTCACTGAATTTTTGCGTACCGTCATAATTATTAAATATGAAATTTAAGGTACCGGAAAGAACGGCCTGAATCTTATGAACCTCATCACCGCTTTTGATTAGGTCGTTAAGAGTTGAAATGACAGGAAGTCCGGCTCCGACATTAGTCTCGTATAAAAACTTCGATTTGTACTTAATAGCAGAGTCTGTGAGTTCTTTAAAATTATTGAAAGAGGACGAGCAGGCTATCTTATTTGGTGTAACAATAGAAATACTGCTCTCGAGGACATCTTTATATAGTTTGGCGATGTCTTCTGAAGCAGTAGAATCGATACAAACAGAGTTTCTGAGATTCAGGTCCTTCATTTTTTCCACAAATTTCTCTGTATCCATTTTCTGATGGTTGTTTTCCATCAAATCTTGCCAGTTTTCAAGGTCGATCCCTTCTTCATGAAAGTACATCTGTCGGGAATTAGCTAATCCCGCAATATATACATCAAGGTTATGCTTTTTAGCCAGGTATTCTTGTTGTGCTTTAACCTGTTCTATAAATACCTGTCCAACATTTCCTACACCAATCATAAATAGGTGAAGTTTTCGCCGGTCGGATAGGAAAAAGCTCTCATGGATACTGTTAAGAGATTTTTTGAGATCTTTTTTGTCAATAACCACCGTAATGTTGAGCTCTGTAGAACCCTGTGCAATTGCTCTGATATTCACTCCGTTATGACTGAGCGTATCAAATAGTTTCGCACTCACACCTACTTGCTTTTTCATTCGTGAACCAACAAGAGCAATAATCGACAAACCGGTTTCTACTTCGAGCGGATTGATTTTGTGAGTCTCAATTTCATAGGAGAACTCTTCCGAGATGGCTTGTCGTGCTTTATCGATATCATCCAATGCTATGCCTACCGTAATGGAGTGCTCAGAGGAAGCCTGCGTAATCATTATGACGTTTACCTCTTGCCGGCTTAGTGATCCAAACAAGCGGTAGGAAATATTTGGTACAGCAATCATACCACTTCCTGTAAGCGTGCAAAGTGCAATTTCCTGAATGCAGGAAGTTCCTTTTACAACCTGTCCATTTTCAGGGCCATCTTTAGAGATAAGTGTTCCGGGATTGTCTGATTGAAATGTATTCTTGATATGAACCGGAATATCTGCATCTAATACGGGTTGAATCGTTGGCGGGTAAATCACTTTAGCCCCGAAGTGAGATAATTCCATTGCTTCTTCATAGGAAAGGTGTTCAATGGGATGGGCGTTTGGCACCAGCCGGGGATCTGAAGTCATCATTCCGCTTACATCTGTCCAGATTTGAATTTCTTTGGCTTCAAGGGCTGCAGCTATCAATGCGGCAGTATAGTCGGAACCTCCGCGGCCTAAAGTTGTAATTAATCCATCATTTTTTGATGACGCTACAAATCCGGGACATACAGATATTTGAGCAGCTGATTCAAATTCCTTTTGAATTTTAGTATAGGTGGTTTTTGCATCTACGGTTGCTTTGCCAAACCGATTATCAGTTTTAATAAAATTCTTAGAATCGAGTAGAAGAGTGTCTAACCCGGTTGACCTGAAGTAATCAGAAATAATTGCTGCAGAAAGTACTTCTCCGTAACTCAAAATATGGTCTAATGAACGAGGGGAGAGCTCGCGAATCAAAAATACACCCCGATAAATATCTTCAAGATCGTTCAAAAGAAGTTTAGTACGCGTAAGCGTATTATTTCGCTCTTTTACAGACAGAAGTTCATTGCAAAGTTCAATATGGCGTTTTTCAATGCTTTGGAGAACTTCTTTGTACGATTCCTTCCCTTCGGAAGCCAGCAACGCACATTCCTGTAACTGATTAGTAATACCACCCAAGGCAGATACAACTACAACTACTTTTTGTGATTCAGACTGCTCACTAACGATATTACGGACTTTCTTTAGGTTTTCTGAAGTGGCTACAGAGGTTCCACCAAATTTCAATACAAACATAATCGATTTTAAATAAGATTAATGACTTAAGGCTGTTTGAGAAAGGCATAATGCCAGCTGGCGATATGTAGATAAGCACCCCCTAAGGGGTTGTAATGGTAATCGTAACTGTAGGAATAATGACAGACATAGCGGTGCTAATAGCCATTAGAAGTGCCCGATTTTGACTGCTATGTATCTGATTAAATTTCATACTGAAGTCTATTTTATTTGAACCTTAAAGTAAACCCTGTTTATAAATTTCTCTTTAAGTAAAAAAAATCAGATACAAACAAAAAATTGGTAGCGCTTTTAATCAATGAAAACTTAAATGAGTTAAAAGCATAATTCCATTGCCCGGGTATGAAACAAAAAAGCCCGACTCCTTTCAGAACCGGGCTCTTCACTTTAGTTTGCTTGAAATTAAACAGATTCAATAATTGAATTCAGGGTTTCGCTGGGCCGCATTCGATCGTACACGATTTCACGATTTGGCCAGTAATATCCTTCAATTTCTTCGGGACTTCCCTGGGCAGCGATCAATTCTTCATTGATCTTAGCTTCATTCTCTTCAAGTTTATCGGCTACAGCTTTAAAACGCTCTGCGAGCTCAGCATCTTTGCTCTGGTTAGCCAAAGCCCGGGCCCAATACATAGCCAAGTAAAAGTGGCTGCCTCGGTTATCGTGCTCATTCACCTTACGGGAAGGTGACTTGTCGTTTTGAAGGTACTGGGTATTTGCTTCGTCCAGTGTTTCGGAGAGTACCAAAGCACGGTCGTTATCGAATGTCTTGCCGAGGTGCTCGAGGGAAACGGCCAATGCCAGGAATTCCCCCAAAGAATCCCAGCGGAGG of the Gracilimonas sediminicola genome contains:
- a CDS encoding PilN domain-containing protein, which produces MLSNKTYTGIVVDEEFLKVARIKITGKQVSLVSLDKVRLVESLKGKAKAAKEEETVDVFDSIDDSLDDEDVIFGLEEDDEDQTEELDLDAFEDDLDDLDFDNLDDLEGSDEIVDTDMVDETEAAASNELLLYNLLSATDTKRVDVGLSIPAGQTIFQILKDVDFSETKRKDLQIIVDDRLEALHGVSKAEDYYSYSVRDDGALLLTSIDDEPDLLKLMNRTRDMYRGKLFINEILPDEILLLGLIRANYELEVNSITGVVQFGEKTSRILFLKGSQLWIVSPIITEGIKNPKFLNTIFSKILFQLDTGEVPNLDRLIICNNSLGDDAIEFFEERFQDVNVSEFEFSDDFFDAEDINPSSIPAFTTAIGAAWSASGFQKDKFPSISFLPNYVRDRQKIFKLQWHGFLLLLLILLTPIISNHFYTQNAAEIDRLRNEVSTLNSQIQSLEPTVQRYNQISSDLEQIQAKLVLLSELNQGTLRWSKNLDRINSGVDDVNSVWLTAATTLPNGDIELSGYAVYRERIAELADVFEDATLLNVTSDQIREQDVYSFTYVVSEFFEDESIYTPQSVQGIEELIEGN
- the pilO gene encoding type 4a pilus biogenesis protein PilO, with protein sequence MSYAVRNTIILLVTLTLFVGAAFSYIKFFQMSELQELQTSVTEKQKDFNSKKSTSDAFPALNQRYQQALSIIENADKSLFKSPNPDDIYDYLNYISNSSTSSKVFFDFVFVDSTAQDQYGIVNAEINGYGSYTNFVNFVNKIENSQLLNKVSEITLTPPSSNPEELNDITFTFILESYYERIPIQDGLTLTSQLTMDERVSTFNPFYPLIQEVIPPNDDNLINVEQSRLIGLTASRIFLVDQGGNINSLRKGDEVYLGELESIDLKNKSATFNLNKGGITELVTLEIER
- a CDS encoding type II secretion system protein GspD, producing MSLVLFGLVSLLQPQLVHAQVVDPLKEYTNPEEIVAFDKSTTYNEAIEIINTFAQEFENRFIVDNSAYSGTIGVTLPAMHWKDALQYIMRFNNLELEEYEDFYEINVPAPPTTGTTTQASGGGSNASQGQPPTATTRTQEVRINATFFEGNKRALQEIGIDWSTLTSDVPANLGDFVGTDGNQGIPATEFNDQFVSVNSYNAASVSQNAFNALVNLGEVGPGISVQALFSAFEADNLGKVLATPSIKVVDGEEGNIQVGQDFSIKQRDIAGNVTDNFISTGTILTVTPEIINQGDTSFIYLSLEVERSTVQPDVVSTIVNKQEATTSAILLNGEATYVAGLYRTEESSVRRGVPILKDLPGWFFGLRYLFGYNSKDYSENELIIIVQAELIKPVSERISDRKLTKREVLNNTRDGMRTDLDRVFTTETFDMPVDEEIAETPQEEQPAMDDSTLAETDMEDTQPDTMTVEEQPVDAEKEDALTDEQQELAKDLSMPVDKPELMVVVPKAFNLDEYLEYQQNEQEVETMQEEISNLKYFVIGGSFLVPGNAQNFKSTLEQEGYNTQILFNPETRFNYVAYEGFADFSTAVERTLEIRDSFNSEAWLFTLRNGNNPNAERVNGSSE
- a CDS encoding alpha/beta fold hydrolase; translated protein: MLYYKEYKSSEKRDWVVFVHGAGGSSSIWFSQLRDFKKHFNVLMVDLRGHGKSKDLLQKYYEENYSFEFISQDILDVLDHLNIEKAHFIGVSLGTIIIRTIAEIAPDRVKSSILCGAITRLNVRSRILVFVGHMFKRFIPYMWLYKLFAWIIMPKKHHAKSRNLFIREAKKLYQKEFLRWFKLTNEVNPLLRYFKEKEVESPMLYVMGSEDYMFLPPVKQIVEKHKNSTLKVIENCGHVCNVERPGAFNRVSIQYLKAHS
- a CDS encoding lysophospholipid acyltransferase family protein, giving the protein MNFLRAIIKLFSFLVSTLFFYSLIMLCLFAAVVGLNYEKCRGYLLRSWGKVCCWIIGIRIESKNKAPEPPFLLVSNHLSYIDIFVLFSQLRCLFVAKSDVKTWPLIGFIIRTCGILFIDRNRKRDVTRVNKLISKNINTNQGIIIFPEGTTSPGYEILPFRSSLLEYPASRQFPVSTVAVSYKTEREEAPAYETICWWDDTPFFVHFFNLLKLKSFTAVVNFGPDKITGNDRKVLAEQLKSDIEKQFVPVISEKEFLDQNREFKPIAFS
- a CDS encoding DedA family protein, which codes for MKLIHFCIFLILVVGTSIPVSGTPKQANDSVSQNLEAPDTTGQLSDTLKLKKDSLQKLVPYLDDVEADSKNKLLVLYMLAIILATFMSEDLACIGAGLMAAQGIIDFWPAAIAATAGIFIGDFTLYFAGRLMGNGIFNIPPFKWMVKKENVYSAEAWFEKKGPVILVLSRFIPGSRFPVYLSAGILKTGFWTFLLYFGLTALLWTPTFVWLSVFAGNELLLFYEAYEEYAVWAALAVFIFILVLLKYLVPEMKKKFGV